One part of the Sorangiineae bacterium MSr11954 genome encodes these proteins:
- a CDS encoding DUF5682 family protein has product MVHVFGIRHHGPGSARTVRLALDELGPDIVLVEGPPDAQSVLPLLVHPAMKPPVALLVYASDAPSQAVFYPFAIFSPEWQALTYALERGIPARFMDLPLAHQLGDTAQETPSAPDEAVHDPLAALAAAAGYRDRELWWEQQIEQRADPRGVFEAILEAMRALRAGLPPHAGESAHAVREARREAHMRRTIRAAQREGFARIAVVCGAWHAPALEDPAGGDGEGRAARDEHDERAARDRRDEALLKKLPRTKTEATWVPWTSARLAYRSGYGAGIASPGWYAHLWRSGDRPGRASITWMAQIAGLLREADLDAPPASVIEAVRLAETLAALRELPIPGLAELSDAALSVLCQGAPAPMELIRTKLEVGEDLGEVPEESPAVPLQRDLAAAQRRLRLKPAAEPKPLELDLRGEHDRERSHLLHRLVLLDIPWGTPQQVSASKTGTFHEHWSLAWRPELTVALVEASIYGNTLESAATAKVSEQAEGASLPRLTASLDATILSDLPEATDRVLACVQERAALSADVLALMTAFPPLARATRYGSVRQTRSEHLVTIVDGLFERIAVGLVPACASLDDAAAVDMRGAIAHMDESVALLHHLGSAWTELLHDVLGREPIHGLVRGSACRILVERGSVDRNELERLARLALSPVAVPAQAAAWIEGLLRGSALLLLQHDGLWGALDAWLGGLRDEVFVEMLPLVRRGFSAFGPIERRRMGERVRQLRNPAPRAEATCDTDRDAARAALVHPVLSQILGVDLP; this is encoded by the coding sequence ATGGTGCACGTCTTCGGCATCCGGCACCACGGCCCGGGCAGCGCGCGCACGGTGCGCCTTGCCTTGGACGAGCTCGGGCCCGACATCGTGCTGGTCGAGGGTCCGCCCGATGCGCAATCGGTGCTGCCGCTCCTCGTTCACCCGGCCATGAAGCCGCCGGTGGCGCTCTTGGTCTATGCGAGCGACGCGCCGAGCCAGGCGGTCTTTTACCCCTTCGCCATCTTCTCGCCCGAGTGGCAGGCGCTCACCTATGCGCTGGAGCGGGGCATCCCCGCGCGCTTCATGGATTTGCCGCTGGCGCACCAGCTCGGGGACACCGCGCAGGAGACGCCCTCCGCGCCGGACGAGGCCGTCCACGATCCCCTGGCTGCGCTGGCGGCCGCCGCCGGATACCGCGATCGGGAGCTCTGGTGGGAGCAGCAAATCGAGCAGCGCGCCGATCCCCGCGGCGTCTTCGAAGCGATCCTGGAGGCGATGCGTGCCCTGCGCGCGGGGCTGCCGCCGCACGCGGGCGAGTCGGCGCACGCGGTCCGGGAGGCGCGGCGCGAGGCGCACATGCGCCGGACGATTCGGGCGGCGCAGCGAGAGGGGTTCGCGCGCATCGCCGTGGTGTGCGGGGCGTGGCATGCGCCGGCGTTGGAGGACCCCGCCGGGGGCGATGGCGAAGGGCGGGCCGCGCGCGACGAGCACGATGAGCGCGCAGCGCGGGATCGACGCGACGAAGCGCTGCTCAAGAAGCTGCCGCGCACGAAGACGGAGGCCACCTGGGTGCCGTGGACGTCGGCGCGCCTCGCGTACCGAAGCGGATATGGCGCTGGTATCGCATCGCCCGGCTGGTATGCGCACCTCTGGCGATCGGGCGATCGCCCGGGGCGCGCGTCGATCACGTGGATGGCGCAGATCGCAGGGCTGCTGCGCGAGGCGGATCTCGATGCGCCGCCGGCCAGCGTGATCGAAGCGGTGCGCCTCGCGGAGACCCTCGCCGCGTTGCGCGAGCTGCCGATCCCGGGGCTCGCCGAGCTCTCGGACGCGGCGCTGTCGGTGTTGTGCCAGGGCGCACCGGCGCCCATGGAGCTGATTCGCACCAAGCTGGAGGTGGGCGAAGACCTCGGCGAGGTGCCGGAGGAATCGCCCGCGGTGCCGCTGCAGCGCGATCTGGCGGCGGCGCAGCGGCGCCTGCGGCTCAAGCCGGCCGCCGAGCCCAAGCCGCTCGAGCTCGATCTGCGCGGCGAGCACGATCGCGAACGAAGCCACCTGCTCCACCGGCTGGTGCTGCTCGACATTCCATGGGGCACGCCGCAGCAGGTGAGCGCCAGCAAGACGGGGACCTTTCACGAGCACTGGTCGCTGGCCTGGCGGCCGGAGCTCACCGTCGCGTTGGTGGAGGCCAGCATCTACGGCAACACGTTGGAGTCGGCGGCCACCGCCAAGGTCTCGGAGCAGGCCGAGGGCGCGAGCTTGCCGCGGCTCACGGCCTCGCTCGATGCCACGATCCTGAGCGATCTGCCCGAGGCGACGGATCGCGTATTGGCGTGCGTTCAGGAGCGCGCCGCGCTCTCGGCCGACGTGCTCGCCCTGATGACCGCCTTTCCACCGCTCGCGCGCGCCACCCGCTACGGCAGCGTCAGGCAGACACGCTCGGAGCACCTGGTCACCATCGTCGACGGCTTGTTCGAGCGCATCGCGGTCGGCCTCGTCCCCGCGTGCGCCTCCCTCGACGATGCGGCCGCCGTGGACATGCGCGGCGCCATCGCGCACATGGACGAGAGCGTCGCGCTGCTCCACCATTTGGGCAGCGCCTGGACGGAGCTCCTTCACGATGTGCTCGGGCGCGAGCCCATTCACGGCCTGGTGCGCGGGAGCGCGTGCCGCATCTTGGTCGAGCGAGGGAGCGTCGATCGGAACGAGCTCGAGCGGCTCGCGCGCCTGGCCCTCTCGCCGGTGGCCGTGCCCGCGCAAGCCGCCGCCTGGATCGAAGGGCTCTTGCGGGGCAGCGCGCTGCTCCTGTTGCAACATGATGGCCTCTGGGGCGCGCTCGACGCGTGGCTCGGCGGGCTGCGCGACGAGGTGTTCGTCGAGATGCTGCCGCTGGTGCGCCGCGGCTTCTCCGCCTTTGGTCCGATCGAGCGCCGCCGCATGGGCGAGCGGGTGCGGCAGCTGCGAAACCCCGCACCGCGCGCCGAGGCCACCTGCGACACGGACCGCGATGCGGCGCGCGCCGCGCTGGTGCACCCGGTGCTTTCGCAAATCCTGGGGGTCGACCTTCCATGA
- a CDS encoding AAA family ATPase — translation MSPSPVLRHHAEQQFAEELAELARADERPRPPNWRLSPWAVRIYLCGGKLASGFEVSAKYIGNVRLIEVAIATLATDRALLLYGVPGTAKSWVSEHLAAAISGDSTLLIQGTAGTDESALRYGWNYARLLAEGPSDRALVVSPMMHAMRDGKIARVEELTRIPGDVQDALITILSEKTLPIHELSSEVQARKGFNVIATSNNRDKGVNELSSALTRRFNTVVLPVPETLEQEVEIVAKRVAELGRALELPAEKPAIEEIRRVVTIFRELRDGMTVDGATKLKSPSGTLSTAEAISVINGGLAMAGYYGDGVMRGGDLAAGLTGAIVRDPVQDRLVWLEYLKTVAKERESWQELYRACMDVV, via the coding sequence TTGAGCCCATCGCCCGTTCTTCGTCATCACGCCGAGCAGCAGTTCGCCGAGGAGCTCGCGGAGCTCGCCCGAGCCGACGAACGACCGCGGCCGCCGAACTGGAGGCTCTCGCCCTGGGCCGTGCGCATCTACCTCTGCGGCGGCAAGCTGGCGAGCGGCTTCGAGGTGAGCGCCAAGTACATCGGCAACGTGCGCCTCATCGAGGTGGCCATCGCCACCTTGGCCACCGATCGCGCGCTCCTCCTCTATGGCGTCCCCGGGACGGCCAAGTCCTGGGTGAGCGAGCACCTGGCGGCCGCCATCAGCGGCGACTCGACCCTGCTGATCCAAGGCACCGCCGGCACCGACGAGAGCGCCCTGCGCTACGGATGGAACTACGCGCGGCTGCTCGCCGAAGGGCCGTCCGATCGCGCGCTGGTGGTGAGCCCCATGATGCACGCGATGCGCGACGGCAAGATCGCGCGGGTCGAGGAGCTGACGCGCATCCCGGGCGACGTGCAGGACGCGCTCATCACGATCCTGTCTGAAAAGACGCTCCCCATCCACGAGCTCTCGAGCGAGGTGCAAGCGCGAAAAGGCTTCAACGTGATCGCCACCTCGAACAACCGCGACAAGGGGGTGAACGAGCTCTCGAGCGCGCTCACGCGGCGCTTCAACACGGTGGTCCTGCCCGTCCCGGAGACCCTCGAGCAAGAGGTGGAGATCGTGGCCAAGCGGGTGGCAGAGCTGGGGCGCGCGCTGGAGCTGCCGGCGGAGAAGCCGGCCATCGAGGAGATCCGGCGGGTGGTGACCATCTTCCGCGAGCTGCGCGATGGGATGACCGTCGATGGGGCGACCAAGCTGAAATCGCCCTCCGGCACGCTGTCGACGGCGGAGGCCATCTCGGTCATCAACGGAGGCTTGGCCATGGCCGGCTACTACGGCGACGGCGTGATGCGCGGCGGCGATCTGGCGGCGGGCCTCACGGGCGCCATCGTGCGCGATCCGGTGCAGGATCGGCTGGTGTGGCTCGAGTACCTGAAGACGGTCGCCAAGGAGCGCGAGAGCTGGCAGGAGCTTTACCGCGCCTGCATGGACGTCGTGTAG
- a CDS encoding DUF5691 domain-containing protein, giving the protein MASTPPAPSSPRAERRRKRVFEGIEALDRWLGDVIRHGLAGLEERPAAFWETQAARLVDAQAPGLAARVRRLARCGADVPLELQRGAPPDSRRTPPDSRRQEDADWPVRLLHELGRVAMLTHAFRRLDALPEPLQADVRQLVGWSLTQEEVLARGEAAADAWMVAGQSITEEDRLRVQRTWLAGMRSGKTALLLQYAAGSAAFAESWVPGTVFEGELVYWPSACPQRALVRTRGEALRPSPPALPGFDRIEAFRTAYARALGCQPWLDRMLAGLLAVTPVHHEGAFLVRDTAGAALPLGMGDVWTLFALSGGAPVDLAAEWDGQSLTPLAVLAAGEYHAPESVPVAASDSPRSGGAQLAAGSPCRRSMDALTRWAVAGTSRQTELTGDADPLAERIVGALDAPLEHRMLLAAGARAVAETAGARALESHHPFPPAEAESRPACSAKAARLLETILRGQHKELLLEALVLLDRAGQRLPHALLPRALNARSEAHRAATRRVMGQRGIWLARMNPAWEWALTSPASKPAFRPRAAAPLAPEDVARLDEVLALDAGELTALVVRLRPQGIGARAFWLSRTLAEIPPSHWTERWTMSAAALVAAAERTDWAAALCEGWTRAALLHGSTEWLRALWDFWQRCDEKVASLSVANAMLVQIVQHLPEAEACACVEPLFGEMAIPSRITLPMALCALSTPWPDAIGARYIEAIRRELGTGSSRMYAIVASLRDASLALSHASVRLACATLDGEGPPPSSHRAFVEFMDVIRIRHELVQEIAP; this is encoded by the coding sequence GTGGCTTCGACGCCGCCAGCTCCAAGTTCGCCGCGCGCGGAGCGACGGCGCAAAAGGGTCTTCGAGGGGATCGAGGCCCTCGATCGCTGGCTCGGAGACGTGATCCGTCATGGTCTCGCGGGCCTCGAGGAGCGACCGGCTGCGTTTTGGGAGACGCAGGCGGCGCGGCTGGTGGATGCGCAAGCGCCGGGATTGGCCGCGCGCGTGCGGCGCTTGGCGCGCTGCGGTGCGGATGTCCCGCTCGAGCTCCAGCGCGGCGCGCCACCGGATTCGCGGCGCACGCCGCCCGATTCACGGCGGCAAGAGGACGCCGATTGGCCCGTCCGGTTGCTCCACGAGCTGGGACGCGTGGCCATGCTCACCCACGCGTTTCGCCGCCTCGACGCGCTCCCCGAGCCGCTGCAGGCCGACGTGCGCCAGCTCGTGGGCTGGTCGCTCACGCAGGAGGAGGTGCTCGCGCGCGGCGAGGCGGCGGCCGATGCGTGGATGGTCGCGGGGCAATCGATCACGGAGGAGGATCGGTTGCGGGTGCAGCGAACCTGGCTCGCCGGGATGCGCTCGGGCAAGACGGCGCTGCTCCTTCAATATGCGGCGGGGAGCGCGGCGTTCGCCGAGAGTTGGGTTCCGGGGACGGTCTTCGAGGGCGAGCTGGTTTATTGGCCGAGCGCTTGTCCGCAGCGGGCCTTGGTTCGCACGCGCGGCGAGGCGCTCCGCCCCTCTCCCCCGGCGCTGCCGGGCTTCGATCGGATCGAGGCCTTTCGCACGGCGTATGCGCGGGCGCTGGGGTGTCAGCCGTGGCTCGATCGGATGCTCGCGGGGTTGCTCGCGGTGACCCCGGTGCACCACGAGGGCGCGTTTCTGGTGCGCGACACCGCGGGGGCCGCGTTGCCGCTGGGCATGGGCGACGTGTGGACGCTCTTTGCCTTGTCGGGCGGCGCGCCCGTCGACCTCGCGGCCGAGTGGGACGGACAGTCGCTCACGCCGCTGGCCGTGCTCGCCGCGGGCGAATACCACGCGCCGGAGAGCGTACCGGTGGCGGCGTCCGACTCTCCGCGCAGCGGGGGTGCGCAGCTGGCCGCGGGCTCGCCCTGCCGCCGATCGATGGATGCGCTCACCCGCTGGGCGGTGGCCGGCACCTCGCGGCAGACGGAGCTCACCGGGGACGCCGATCCGCTGGCCGAGCGGATCGTGGGCGCGCTCGACGCGCCGCTCGAGCATCGCATGTTGCTGGCGGCCGGCGCGCGCGCGGTGGCCGAAACGGCGGGTGCCCGCGCGCTGGAGAGCCACCATCCCTTTCCGCCGGCGGAGGCCGAGAGCCGCCCGGCGTGCTCCGCCAAGGCGGCGCGCCTGTTGGAGACGATTTTGCGTGGGCAGCACAAGGAGCTCCTGCTGGAGGCGCTGGTGCTCCTCGACCGCGCAGGGCAAAGGCTCCCGCACGCGCTCCTCCCGCGCGCGCTGAACGCCCGCAGCGAGGCGCATCGGGCGGCCACGCGGCGCGTGATGGGGCAGCGCGGGATCTGGCTCGCGCGCATGAACCCCGCGTGGGAGTGGGCGCTCACCAGCCCTGCGTCCAAGCCCGCCTTTCGTCCGCGGGCGGCGGCGCCGCTCGCGCCCGAAGACGTGGCGCGGCTCGACGAGGTGCTGGCCCTCGACGCGGGGGAGCTCACGGCGCTGGTGGTGCGCCTGCGGCCGCAAGGGATCGGCGCGCGGGCGTTTTGGCTCTCGCGCACCTTGGCCGAGATCCCGCCGTCGCACTGGACCGAGCGATGGACCATGAGCGCCGCCGCGCTGGTGGCGGCCGCCGAGCGAACGGATTGGGCCGCGGCCCTCTGCGAAGGGTGGACGCGGGCCGCGCTCCTTCATGGCAGCACCGAGTGGCTGCGGGCGCTGTGGGACTTCTGGCAGCGGTGCGACGAGAAGGTCGCCAGTTTGTCGGTCGCCAACGCCATGCTCGTGCAGATCGTGCAGCACCTGCCGGAGGCCGAGGCGTGCGCCTGCGTGGAGCCGCTCTTCGGCGAGATGGCGATCCCGAGCCGCATCACCTTGCCCATGGCGCTCTGCGCCTTGAGCACCCCGTGGCCCGACGCCATCGGCGCGCGCTACATCGAGGCCATCCGGCGCGAGCTCGGCACCGGCTCCTCGCGCATGTACGCGATCGTCGCGTCGCTCCGCGATGCGTCGCTGGCGCTCTCGCACGCGAGCGTGCGCCTGGCGTGTGCCACCTTGGATGGCGAGGGTCCTCCGCCCTCGAGCCATCGCGCCTTCGTCGAATTCATGGACGTCATCCGCATCCGCCACGAACTCGTTCAGGAGATCGCACCTTGA
- a CDS encoding TonB-dependent receptor → MAVSVAWTTSARAQQGAAVLTGKVVDASSKKPLVDVVVTVTSPALQGEQIVTTDKSGAYRVPSLAPGVYTLRLDKEGYRPHRKDEIQLRADTTIRLDADLLPEGLAAQEVVIVAHAPTVDVGSSTTGGNIDSSFTSRIPVTNPGARGGAQRTFESVAEATPGASSDQFGTAIAGSTSPENTYVIDGLRTSNARYGTNGSPLSIEFIKEVNVLSGGYMPEYGRSTGGIFNVVTKSGSNELHGNVWANWTPGALEGPRKYPYFQGYAVQTRRSLGDVFDLGFDQSGPIVKDKLWYYVGFGVSRAIYDLDRSIHRDVLDPNDGAVLGREPIPGSTESFEATQTSYQFFAKVDYRINPDNKLALTFAATPTFAGGGGDYAVNPQSGLVEGAITELNLAGAYGALAHTYRSGAYDTVLKWTSELDNKAKIIETSAGWHHELGGKLGADGFDVGSGLGLSAVAQVPFRRTDPSLHNLTDFENVPGCRPMALRNGNMGSPCPMLTYTGGGPGQLEQLVLDTYAAKSILTVLAQGAGHHVIKVGAELELSTSWYSRGYSGTVQWREATDGATFFAAHGYGQLTRPDEALLLDRLVSRSHSLNAGGFIQDSWQIVDRITLNAGLRYDNQFMFGTDGKLLITMPHQLSPRIGVIFDPTQNGQSKLFFNYARFYQSVPLDLMDRQTGEEELRQAVSSSACDPLNPNQASGVCRTSAARVRYPASGGFQANGLTDRQYLPFGAGKAIIDPDLDPQSSSEIVAGGEYQISKNARAGISYTRRWMNHVIEDMSKDEGASFFIGNPGKGLASSFPEATRNYDAGTAYVMKAFADRWLAQVSYTLSWLRGNQAGLYDPATGQLDPNMNSTFDLKSLLPNQQGDLPNDHRHAIKVFGAKDFAVTRESELQLGASVSARSGGPTSYLGAHNLYGPDRIYILPRGSGDRLPWNGSVGTHAGYVWRFQSGTSFGLTLDIFNLLNLQGPLSSDPTYTTSDVLPIVNGSRGDLGNIQTPTGAAFDPKSLNPNFGSANSYQEPRQFRFGVRGGF, encoded by the coding sequence TTGGCCGTTTCCGTCGCATGGACGACGTCCGCCCGCGCCCAGCAAGGCGCGGCGGTCCTCACGGGCAAAGTTGTCGATGCGTCATCCAAAAAGCCGCTGGTCGATGTTGTTGTCACAGTCACATCGCCGGCACTCCAAGGGGAACAAATCGTCACCACGGACAAATCGGGTGCGTACCGGGTGCCATCGTTGGCGCCGGGCGTCTATACGCTGCGTTTGGACAAAGAAGGCTACAGGCCTCATCGAAAAGACGAAATCCAACTTCGCGCCGATACGACCATTCGCCTCGACGCCGATCTTTTGCCCGAGGGGCTCGCGGCCCAAGAAGTGGTCATCGTTGCCCACGCTCCCACCGTCGACGTGGGCTCCAGCACCACCGGCGGAAATATCGATAGTAGCTTTACATCGCGCATCCCGGTGACCAACCCGGGGGCCCGCGGCGGCGCCCAGCGCACCTTCGAATCGGTCGCCGAGGCGACACCTGGCGCATCCTCCGATCAATTCGGCACGGCCATCGCGGGCAGCACCTCGCCCGAGAACACCTATGTCATCGACGGACTGCGAACGAGCAACGCGCGCTACGGGACCAATGGCTCGCCGCTATCGATCGAGTTCATCAAAGAAGTCAATGTGCTCTCGGGCGGCTACATGCCCGAATACGGGCGCTCGACCGGCGGCATTTTCAATGTGGTCACCAAATCCGGCTCCAACGAGCTCCACGGCAACGTCTGGGCGAACTGGACCCCGGGCGCCCTGGAAGGCCCGCGCAAATACCCCTACTTTCAGGGCTACGCGGTCCAGACGCGGCGCTCGCTCGGCGATGTCTTCGACCTCGGCTTCGACCAGAGCGGCCCAATCGTCAAAGACAAGCTTTGGTACTACGTGGGCTTCGGCGTCTCGCGGGCCATCTACGATTTGGATCGAAGCATCCACCGCGACGTCCTCGATCCCAACGATGGCGCGGTCCTCGGCCGGGAGCCAATCCCCGGCTCGACCGAGTCCTTCGAGGCCACCCAGACCTCGTATCAATTCTTTGCCAAGGTGGATTATCGCATCAATCCGGACAACAAGCTGGCGTTGACCTTCGCCGCCACCCCGACCTTCGCGGGCGGGGGAGGCGATTACGCGGTCAACCCGCAATCCGGCCTGGTCGAAGGTGCCATTACCGAGTTGAACCTCGCAGGCGCCTATGGGGCATTGGCGCACACCTACCGCTCCGGCGCCTACGATACGGTCCTCAAGTGGACCTCGGAGCTCGACAACAAAGCCAAGATCATCGAGACCTCGGCGGGTTGGCATCACGAGCTCGGCGGAAAGCTCGGGGCCGATGGCTTCGACGTGGGGAGCGGGTTGGGGCTCTCGGCCGTCGCGCAAGTGCCCTTTCGCCGCACCGATCCATCGTTGCACAATTTGACCGACTTCGAGAATGTACCAGGCTGCCGTCCCATGGCCTTGCGCAATGGCAATATGGGCTCTCCCTGTCCCATGCTCACCTATACGGGCGGCGGACCCGGGCAGCTCGAGCAGCTCGTCCTCGATACCTATGCGGCCAAGAGCATCCTCACCGTCCTCGCGCAGGGCGCAGGGCATCATGTGATCAAAGTGGGCGCGGAGCTGGAGCTCTCCACCTCGTGGTACAGCCGCGGTTATTCGGGCACCGTGCAATGGCGCGAGGCCACCGACGGAGCGACCTTCTTTGCCGCCCACGGCTACGGTCAATTGACCCGGCCCGACGAGGCCTTGCTGCTCGATCGATTGGTGTCGCGCTCGCACTCGCTCAACGCCGGGGGCTTCATCCAGGACAGCTGGCAAATCGTCGACAGGATCACCTTGAACGCCGGCCTTCGCTACGACAACCAATTCATGTTCGGCACCGATGGCAAGCTCCTGATCACGATGCCCCATCAACTTTCACCGCGCATCGGCGTGATCTTCGATCCGACGCAAAACGGGCAATCGAAGCTCTTTTTCAACTATGCGCGCTTTTACCAGAGCGTCCCCCTCGATCTGATGGATCGCCAGACCGGCGAGGAGGAGCTGCGCCAGGCGGTTTCATCGTCCGCGTGCGATCCGCTGAACCCCAATCAGGCGTCTGGCGTCTGCCGCACCTCCGCGGCGCGCGTGAGGTACCCGGCCTCGGGCGGCTTTCAGGCCAACGGGCTCACCGATCGGCAATACCTGCCGTTCGGCGCCGGCAAAGCCATCATCGATCCGGATCTCGACCCCCAGTCGTCGAGCGAAATCGTGGCGGGCGGCGAATACCAGATCTCGAAGAACGCGCGGGCCGGCATCTCCTACACGCGCCGATGGATGAACCACGTCATCGAGGACATGAGCAAGGACGAAGGCGCCAGCTTCTTCATCGGCAATCCCGGCAAGGGCCTGGCGAGCAGCTTTCCGGAGGCCACGCGCAACTACGACGCGGGTACCGCGTACGTGATGAAGGCGTTCGCCGATCGCTGGCTCGCGCAGGTGAGCTACACGCTCTCGTGGCTGCGGGGCAACCAGGCGGGCCTGTACGATCCGGCCACCGGGCAGCTCGATCCGAACATGAACTCCACCTTCGACCTGAAGTCGCTCCTGCCGAACCAACAGGGCGATCTGCCGAACGATCATCGTCACGCCATCAAGGTCTTCGGCGCCAAGGATTTCGCGGTGACGCGGGAGTCGGAGCTGCAGCTCGGGGCCTCGGTCTCCGCGCGCTCCGGCGGGCCCACGAGCTACCTGGGCGCGCACAACCTGTACGGGCCCGACCGCATCTACATCCTGCCGCGCGGCAGCGGCGATCGCCTGCCGTGGAACGGCAGCGTGGGGACGCACGCGGGCTATGTGTGGCGCTTCCAGAGCGGCACGTCGTTCGGCCTCACCTTGGACATTTTCAATCTGCTCAACCTGCAAGGGCCATTGAGCTCGGACCCGACGTACACGACGTCGGACGTTCTCCCCATCGTGAACGGCTCGCGCGGGGATCTGGGGAACATCCAAACGCCCACCGGCGCCGCCTTCGATCCGAAGAGCCTGAATCCCAACTTCGGGAGCGCCAACTCTTACCAAGAGCCGCGGCAATTCCGCTTTGGCGTTCGCGGAGGCTTCTAG
- a CDS encoding YvaD family protein, whose protein sequence is MLPTFLRRVRPFFLLTDIGFLLYWAITALHVLPAAWLFKDYDQSLAVAWNWSFLPLDLLISATGLGSLAIGRKRPVVAVRLAVFSLVLTSCSGLQAVAFWAARCDVDVGWWIPNLYLLLYPLPFLGSFLRAEAPKAPEASMAGI, encoded by the coding sequence ATGCTCCCCACGTTTCTACGGCGCGTGCGCCCGTTCTTTCTGCTCACCGATATTGGGTTTCTCCTCTACTGGGCCATCACGGCGCTGCACGTGCTGCCGGCGGCGTGGCTGTTCAAGGACTACGATCAGTCGCTGGCGGTCGCCTGGAATTGGTCGTTTCTTCCGCTCGATCTGCTGATCTCGGCGACCGGGCTCGGCAGCCTTGCCATCGGCCGAAAGCGTCCGGTGGTGGCCGTGCGCCTGGCCGTGTTTTCCCTGGTGCTGACGTCGTGCTCGGGCCTGCAAGCCGTTGCGTTCTGGGCGGCCCGATGCGACGTGGACGTGGGGTGGTGGATCCCGAATTTGTACTTGCTGCTCTACCCGCTGCCTTTCCTCGGGTCGTTCCTCCGCGCCGAGGCGCCCAAGGCCCCCGAAGCTTCCATGGCGGGCATCTGA
- a CDS encoding ABC transporter substrate-binding protein produces MEHVRGLLVAVLAMTAAAGCKEKDVTKEAAPAAQAAAETKLSSAGSTIVLGHVGSLTGNEATFGQSSDRGFKLAIDEQNTKGGIKGKKIELKTLDDQGKPEEAAVAAIRLATQDHVSVIFGEVASTRSLAMAPVAESNHIPMITHMSTNPKVTKDGDKTRQYVFRTCFIDPFQGTVMAKFTRENLKIDKVAILRDVGSDYSVGLAQFFTGTYKNLGGAIVAEQSYKSGDQDFKAQLTAIKGKNPDAIYVPGYYTEVALIARQARELGLKQPLLGGDGWPSDKLFEIAKGALDGSYYSGHYSEENPAPVVQEFVAKYKTAYGTVPDAWATLAYDTARLTVSALERAKELTGPAIRDALEQTKDFTGVTGAIAFDADHNPIKPAAVLGIEKNKSKFASTVNP; encoded by the coding sequence ATGGAACACGTACGTGGACTGCTGGTCGCCGTTCTGGCGATGACCGCTGCCGCAGGTTGCAAAGAGAAAGACGTCACCAAGGAAGCCGCACCGGCCGCGCAGGCCGCCGCCGAGACGAAGCTTTCGTCGGCGGGGAGCACCATCGTGCTGGGGCACGTGGGCTCGCTCACGGGAAACGAAGCCACCTTCGGCCAGTCGAGCGACCGCGGGTTCAAGCTCGCCATCGACGAGCAAAACACCAAGGGCGGCATCAAGGGAAAGAAGATCGAGCTGAAGACGCTCGACGATCAGGGCAAGCCGGAGGAAGCGGCGGTGGCGGCCATTCGGCTCGCGACCCAGGATCATGTATCGGTCATCTTTGGCGAGGTGGCCTCGACCCGATCGCTCGCCATGGCCCCGGTCGCGGAGTCGAACCACATCCCGATGATCACCCATATGTCGACCAACCCGAAGGTCACCAAGGACGGCGACAAAACGCGGCAATACGTCTTTCGCACGTGCTTCATCGATCCGTTTCAAGGCACGGTGATGGCGAAGTTCACGCGCGAGAACCTGAAGATCGACAAGGTGGCCATCCTGCGCGACGTGGGGAGCGACTACTCCGTGGGCCTCGCGCAGTTCTTCACCGGCACGTACAAGAACCTGGGCGGCGCCATCGTGGCCGAGCAAAGCTACAAGTCCGGGGATCAGGACTTCAAGGCGCAGCTCACGGCCATCAAAGGCAAGAACCCCGACGCCATCTATGTGCCAGGTTATTACACGGAGGTCGCGCTCATCGCCCGCCAAGCGCGGGAGCTCGGCTTGAAGCAGCCGCTCCTCGGCGGCGACGGGTGGCCTTCGGACAAGCTCTTCGAGATCGCCAAGGGCGCGCTGGATGGCTCGTATTACTCGGGTCACTACAGCGAGGAGAACCCCGCGCCGGTGGTGCAGGAGTTCGTGGCCAAGTACAAAACGGCCTACGGCACGGTGCCCGACGCGTGGGCCACCCTCGCCTACGACACCGCGCGGCTCACCGTGAGCGCGCTGGAGCGGGCCAAGGAGCTCACGGGGCCGGCCATCCGCGATGCGCTGGAGCAAACGAAGGACTTCACCGGCGTGACCGGCGCCATTGCGTTCGACGCCGATCACAACCCCATCAAACCTGCCGCCGTGCTGGGGATCGAGAAGAACAAATCGAAGTTCGCCTCGACCGTCAATCCCTGA